Proteins from a single region of Pseudomonas sp. 10S4:
- a CDS encoding amino acid ABC transporter permease, with amino-acid sequence MAIESSVSAPLAWPRRHVGKLLLLAVAVFWLLYFAPQSPVFKALLQWSPALVVGFGQNILISLVAIGLGSLLGLLVGALAVSPLRLLRLPAQIWVQIFRNAPWLVLIYFTTYVFPFEIKIGSTYVSFPDWVKVTIGLALPASANVAEIFRGAIASIPSTQWEAARSLAFTRGQIFRSIILPQCFKRMLPPWMNLYAVITMGTALASLVGVHDVIDTAQIASNTVNMTGFTVVIYLSLLVLFFAYCYPISRLTQRLERRYAFY; translated from the coding sequence ATGGCCATTGAATCGTCCGTCAGCGCGCCGCTGGCCTGGCCGCGTCGGCATGTCGGCAAACTGCTGCTGTTGGCGGTTGCTGTGTTCTGGCTGCTGTACTTCGCCCCGCAAAGCCCGGTGTTCAAGGCCTTGCTGCAATGGTCGCCGGCGCTGGTCGTGGGCTTTGGCCAGAACATTTTGATCAGTTTGGTGGCGATCGGCTTGGGCTCGCTGCTGGGATTGCTGGTGGGCGCATTGGCCGTGTCGCCGCTAAGGCTGTTGCGACTGCCGGCACAGATTTGGGTGCAGATTTTCCGCAATGCGCCGTGGCTGGTGCTGATCTATTTCACCACCTATGTGTTCCCGTTCGAGATCAAGATCGGCAGCACCTACGTCTCGTTTCCGGACTGGGTCAAAGTCACCATTGGCCTGGCCTTGCCGGCGAGCGCCAACGTTGCGGAAATCTTCCGTGGTGCCATTGCCTCGATCCCCAGCACCCAATGGGAAGCCGCGCGTTCCCTGGCCTTCACCCGTGGGCAGATTTTCCGTTCGATCATCCTGCCGCAGTGCTTCAAGCGGATGTTGCCGCCGTGGATGAACCTCTACGCGGTCATCACCATGGGCACCGCGCTGGCATCCCTGGTGGGCGTGCATGACGTGATCGACACCGCGCAGATCGCCAGCAACACCGTAAACATGACCGGTTTCACCGTGGTGATTTACCTGAGCCTGCTGGTGTTGTTCTTTGCTTATTGCTACCCGATTTCCCGACTGACCCAACGCCTGGAGCGACGTTATGCCTTCTATTGA
- a CDS encoding FAD-binding oxidoreductase has product MSQGLFEILQQLLGASHVQSNEDAAPYLTDKQGRYVGQVIAAVHPANTEEVAAVVRACVANDTPVVVQGGNTGLMGGATPDGSGRAVLLLLDRLNRVRNLDTDNDTLTVEAGCILQTVQDVARDAGRLFPLSLGAEGSCTLGGNLGTNAGGTAVLRYGNTRELTLGLEVVTAQGEIWNGLRGLRKDNTGYDLRDLFIGSEGTLGIITAATLKLFPLPKAQATALLAFDSLAQAVKFLSHARAGFGASLTAFELLSADCLALLREQFPQGPQPFLGAVEPWFALLELSDNHSESHAREAFESVLGEAFEQSLLANALIAESLAQSEGLWLLRENMSEAQKRAGRNMKHDISVPISQVVAFVAHTDALLQKNSPASGISPSAIWATAICITTSLIHSGSTVEAHMANYAALSLLVHDSAHAHGGSISAEHGIGQRKVGLLERYKSQVELDLMRRIKHALDPKNLLNPGKVVEVPKP; this is encoded by the coding sequence ATGAGCCAAGGGTTGTTCGAGATCTTGCAGCAACTGCTCGGCGCCAGTCATGTGCAAAGCAATGAAGACGCTGCGCCGTACCTGACCGACAAGCAGGGTCGCTACGTGGGGCAAGTAATTGCCGCCGTGCACCCGGCCAACACCGAGGAAGTCGCGGCGGTGGTCCGCGCTTGCGTGGCCAATGACACGCCGGTGGTGGTGCAGGGCGGCAACACCGGTTTGATGGGCGGCGCGACTCCGGACGGCAGCGGCCGCGCCGTGCTGTTGTTGCTCGATCGGCTGAACCGCGTGCGCAACCTGGACACCGACAACGACACCCTGACCGTCGAGGCCGGCTGTATTTTGCAAACCGTGCAGGACGTGGCGCGTGACGCCGGTCGCCTGTTCCCTCTCAGCCTCGGCGCCGAAGGCAGTTGCACCCTCGGCGGCAATCTGGGGACCAATGCTGGTGGCACGGCGGTGCTGCGTTATGGCAATACCCGCGAGCTGACTCTGGGGCTGGAAGTCGTCACCGCCCAAGGCGAAATCTGGAATGGCCTGCGCGGTTTGCGCAAGGACAACACCGGTTACGACCTGCGCGACCTGTTTATCGGCAGCGAAGGCACCCTCGGCATTATCACTGCCGCGACCCTGAAGCTCTTCCCGTTGCCCAAGGCCCAGGCCACGGCGCTGCTGGCCTTCGACTCTTTAGCACAGGCCGTGAAATTTCTGTCCCACGCCCGCGCCGGTTTCGGCGCCAGCCTGACCGCGTTCGAATTGCTCAGCGCCGATTGCCTGGCGTTGTTGCGTGAGCAGTTTCCACAAGGTCCACAGCCGTTTCTCGGCGCCGTCGAGCCGTGGTTTGCGTTGCTGGAACTCTCCGACAACCACAGTGAAAGCCATGCTCGCGAAGCGTTTGAATCGGTGTTGGGCGAAGCCTTTGAGCAAAGTCTGCTGGCCAATGCGCTGATCGCCGAAAGCCTGGCCCAGAGCGAGGGCCTGTGGTTGCTGCGGGAAAACATGAGCGAGGCGCAGAAGCGTGCCGGTCGCAACATGAAGCACGACATCTCGGTGCCGATTTCCCAGGTCGTGGCGTTTGTCGCTCACACCGACGCGCTGTTGCAAAAAAATTCCCCGGCGTCCGGCATTTCACCTTCGGCCATTTGGGCGACGGCAATCTGCATTACAACGTCGCTCATCCACTCGGGTTCGACGGTCGAGGCGCACATGGCTAATTACGCCGCTCTCAGTCTGTTGGTCCACGACAGCGCCCACGCCCACGGCGGTTCCATCAGCGCCGAGCACGGGATTGGGCAGCGCAAAGTCGGACTGCTGGAGCGCTACAAAAGCCAGGTGGAGCTCGATCTGATGCGGCGGATCAAGCACGCACTGGACCCGAAAAACCTGCTCAATCCGGGCAAGGTTGTGGAGGTGCCAAAACCATGA
- a CDS encoding aminotransferase class I/II-fold pyridoxal phosphate-dependent enzyme, whose translation MTLRLSKRVQRVSLSANAAAKSQATALRDAGRDILDLTTGEPDFDTPEHIKQAAYAAIAAGATKYTPTPGVKALRVAVQRKLRRENRLDYPLESIVIANGAKQIIFNAFAATLDDGDEVLVPTPYWPTFPDSVRFNGGEPVFIECGLAQGCKLTPQQLEQHIGERTRWLILNGPGNPSGAVYSAGELQALAEVLRRHPQVLILLDELYEHIRFDGQPAQSLLNVAPDLQPRCLLVGGVSKTYAMTGWRIGFGAGPQALTSAMAVVQSQSTSGASSVGQAAALAAFDGGLDFLSAQVAAYQQRRDLLVSTLRKVDGLEVLEPQGGFFVFVRCEGLLGRYRPDGVRLNNDADVVAYLLDEGVAGVAGSAYGLSPWFRLSIATATDNVAEAGRRIAYACGQLRGEA comes from the coding sequence ATGACTCTTCGTCTGTCCAAACGCGTGCAGCGCGTGTCGCTGTCGGCCAATGCGGCGGCCAAATCCCAGGCCACGGCGTTGCGAGACGCCGGTCGCGACATCCTCGACCTGACCACCGGCGAGCCGGATTTCGACACCCCGGAGCACATCAAGCAAGCCGCCTATGCCGCCATCGCGGCCGGCGCCACCAAGTACACGCCGACGCCCGGCGTCAAAGCCTTGCGGGTCGCCGTGCAGCGCAAACTCCGGCGCGAGAATCGACTGGATTACCCATTGGAATCCATCGTGATTGCCAACGGCGCCAAACAGATCATCTTCAACGCTTTCGCCGCGACCCTGGATGACGGCGATGAAGTGCTAGTACCAACGCCGTACTGGCCGACATTTCCGGACAGCGTGCGCTTCAATGGCGGCGAACCGGTATTCATCGAATGCGGGTTGGCCCAGGGCTGCAAGCTGACGCCGCAGCAACTGGAACAACACATTGGCGAGCGCACGCGCTGGCTGATCCTCAACGGCCCCGGCAATCCGAGCGGCGCGGTGTACAGCGCCGGCGAGTTGCAGGCGTTGGCCGAGGTGCTGCGTCGGCATCCGCAGGTGCTGATTCTGCTGGATGAGCTTTACGAACATATCCGCTTTGACGGTCAACCGGCCCAGAGCCTGCTTAACGTCGCCCCGGATCTGCAACCGCGCTGCCTGCTGGTGGGCGGTGTGTCCAAGACCTACGCCATGACCGGTTGGCGCATCGGTTTTGGTGCCGGGCCGCAGGCGTTGACCAGTGCCATGGCGGTCGTGCAGTCGCAATCGACGTCGGGCGCTTCCTCGGTCGGGCAAGCCGCTGCGTTGGCAGCCTTCGACGGTGGGCTGGATTTCTTGTCGGCACAGGTCGCTGCGTATCAGCAACGACGAGATCTGCTGGTAAGCACCTTACGCAAAGTGGATGGCCTCGAGGTGCTTGAACCTCAGGGCGGCTTTTTCGTGTTCGTCCGCTGCGAAGGCCTGTTGGGACGTTATCGCCCGGACGGTGTACGCCTCAACAATGACGCCGATGTCGTCGCGTATTTGCTGGATGAGGGCGTCGCTGGCGTCGCGGGCAGCGCTTATGGCTTGTCCCCGTGGTTTCGCCTGTCCATCGCCACCGCGACCGACAACGTTGCCGAGGCCGGACGCCGCATCGCCTACGCCTGCGGGCAATTGCGGGGCGAAGCATGA
- a CDS encoding transporter substrate-binding domain-containing protein has protein sequence MLLERSPVKRLLPVVLGALISLSGISAAQADATLDKIQQRHVLVVGVLLSGGPFGAIDPSSQKPRGLNVDLAEELGRQLGAEVQLVPVLPANRVQFLQQGKVDLLIANMEWTTERGEILGFVPTPFYRVGGTAAVLKDSKITRWEDLKNQPVCTSQGSSYVKPLTDLGAEIKAFKSSSESLLALRGNNCVAAVHDATLINPLLADTAEWQGYRALEPELNPAPSVIWTRRGESDTQARLDPIIKELHRSGWLIEAQTRNHITPASPALVELQKQFQANGA, from the coding sequence ATGTTGCTCGAGCGCTCACCCGTTAAACGATTGTTGCCTGTGGTGCTGGGCGCGTTGATTTCCTTGTCGGGCATCAGCGCCGCGCAGGCCGATGCCACGCTGGACAAGATCCAGCAACGCCACGTGTTAGTGGTCGGCGTGCTGCTGTCCGGCGGGCCCTTTGGTGCGATAGATCCCTCCAGCCAAAAGCCTCGCGGCTTGAATGTCGACCTCGCTGAGGAGCTGGGACGGCAGCTTGGCGCCGAAGTGCAACTGGTGCCGGTCCTGCCGGCCAACCGCGTGCAGTTTCTGCAGCAGGGCAAAGTCGATTTGCTGATCGCCAACATGGAATGGACCACTGAACGCGGTGAGATCCTCGGCTTTGTGCCGACCCCGTTCTACCGCGTCGGCGGCACCGCCGCCGTGCTCAAGGACAGCAAAATCACCCGTTGGGAAGACCTGAAGAACCAACCGGTCTGCACCTCCCAAGGCAGTAGCTACGTCAAGCCGCTGACCGATTTGGGCGCCGAGATCAAAGCGTTCAAGAGCTCGTCCGAATCCTTGCTAGCCCTGCGCGGCAACAACTGCGTTGCGGCTGTGCACGACGCCACGCTGATCAACCCGTTGCTTGCCGACACCGCCGAATGGCAGGGCTATCGCGCCCTCGAACCGGAACTCAACCCGGCGCCGTCGGTGATCTGGACCCGCCGTGGCGAAAGCGACACCCAGGCCAGACTCGACCCGATCATCAAGGAGCTGCACCGCAGCGGCTGGTTGATCGAGGCCCAAACCCGTAACCACATCACCCCGGCATCCCCGGCGCTGGTCGAGTTGCAGAAACAGTTCCAGGCCAACGGCGCCTGA
- a CDS encoding YbdD/YjiX family protein, producing MFNDLSRLGKYLGQAARLMVGMPDYDNYVEHMQTKHPDKPVMSYEMFFRERQEARYGSKAGPKCC from the coding sequence ATGTTCAATGACCTGAGTCGCCTCGGTAAATACCTCGGTCAGGCCGCGCGCCTGATGGTCGGCATGCCCGACTACGACAACTACGTCGAGCATATGCAAACCAAACACCCGGACAAACCGGTGATGAGCTACGAGATGTTCTTTCGGGAACGTCAGGAAGCGCGTTACGGCAGTAAGGCTGGGCCGAAGTGTTGTTGA
- a CDS encoding amino acid ABC transporter permease has protein sequence MSHLLELFVHWTAGFGLNYGFLLDAYQRGTLEQGALTTALLCLFTIVGSLLAGVGLAAMLTSGKPWLATPARVFIEVTRNTPTLVQLYCAFLVLNMLLTQAVGTANPLTPFAWVVIVISLHKGAFHAEALRAGIEAVPAVTLEAASSLAFSSRQLLWNVQLPLALRFALPSLINNLIDLVKMTAVASAIAVGDITYAAIMIWTQSDNVLELMILILTFFGLLSFIVNCVGRLLEARLRMPGYGH, from the coding sequence ATGAGTCATCTGCTGGAGCTTTTCGTCCACTGGACCGCCGGGTTTGGCCTGAACTACGGCTTTCTGCTGGACGCCTATCAACGCGGCACGCTGGAGCAGGGCGCGCTGACCACGGCGTTGCTGTGCCTGTTCACCATCGTCGGCAGTCTGTTGGCCGGTGTCGGGTTAGCGGCAATGTTGACCTCGGGCAAACCCTGGCTGGCGACACCGGCGCGGGTCTTCATCGAAGTGACCCGCAACACCCCGACGCTGGTGCAGCTGTATTGCGCGTTCCTGGTGTTGAACATGCTGCTGACTCAAGCCGTCGGCACGGCCAACCCGCTGACACCGTTCGCCTGGGTGGTGATTGTGATCTCGCTGCACAAGGGCGCGTTCCACGCCGAAGCCCTGCGCGCCGGCATTGAAGCGGTGCCGGCGGTGACGCTGGAAGCCGCCAGCTCCCTGGCATTCAGCAGTCGTCAATTGCTCTGGAATGTACAACTGCCGCTGGCCCTGCGCTTTGCTTTGCCGTCGCTGATCAACAACCTGATCGATCTGGTGAAAATGACCGCCGTCGCCTCGGCGATTGCCGTCGGGGACATCACCTACGCGGCGATCATGATCTGGACCCAAAGCGATAACGTGCTGGAACTGATGATCTTGATCCTGACTTTTTTCGGCTTGCTGAGTTTTATCGTCAACTGTGTGGGGCGCCTGCTCGAAGCGCGCCTGAGGATGCCCGGCTATGGCCATTGA
- a CDS encoding response regulator: MSLPFPIRVALVDDHSLVRDGIRALLTVVDFLEIVGEADSGASAVEMVRQTQPDLLLVDIGLKDMNGLELTRLLRQEHPSIKILILSMYDNNEYVSESVRSGASGYVLKNSPSREIIAAIEAIASGGTFYSAEIAQKLAADRPTDNELTPRESQVLCKMVLGLNNKEMARELDISVRTVETHRLSIRRKLNIDKPAALLNYAIERGLISR; encoded by the coding sequence ATGAGCCTGCCCTTCCCGATCCGCGTCGCCCTGGTCGACGATCATTCACTGGTACGCGACGGCATTCGCGCCTTGCTGACGGTGGTGGACTTTCTGGAAATCGTCGGTGAAGCCGACAGTGGTGCGAGCGCGGTTGAAATGGTCCGCCAGACCCAGCCCGACTTGCTGTTGGTGGACATTGGCCTCAAGGACATGAACGGTCTTGAGCTGACCCGCCTACTGCGCCAGGAACACCCGTCGATCAAGATCCTGATACTGAGCATGTACGACAACAATGAGTACGTGAGCGAATCGGTGCGTTCGGGTGCCAGCGGCTATGTGCTGAAGAATTCCCCTTCACGGGAAATCATTGCGGCTATCGAGGCGATTGCCAGTGGGGGCACCTTCTATAGCGCCGAAATCGCCCAGAAACTGGCGGCTGACCGGCCCACGGATAACGAACTGACTCCGCGAGAAAGTCAGGTGCTGTGCAAAATGGTCTTGGGGCTGAACAACAAGGAAATGGCCCGCGAACTGGATATCAGTGTGCGCACGGTGGAAACCCATCGCCTGAGCATCCGCCGCAAACTGAACATCGACAAACCGGCGGCGTTGCTCAACTACGCGATTGAGCGTGGGTTGATTTCTCGCTGA
- a CDS encoding LysR substrate-binding domain-containing protein — translation MSTLPTLDLELLRTFIAVVDHHSFAEAGAQLDRTQSSVTQHMQRLEQQVGVSLFEKRGRQKQLTEAGQQLLRHARQMLSLNDDALNSLRESSLSGVLRIGSPHDIADTILPPMLSHIARSAPRLRLEIDVGRSPFLMEDLHRGKVDMVISTRADPTLEGFALRTSPVWWICSAQYIHNPSEPLPLILVDEPSIYRRYALEALERANIPWRQAYLASNLIGIKAATRAGLGVTPRSMEMLGPDMRVLGENDGLPRLPDVTYHLWIRPNTVNPLVRRAYELIKSNQGH, via the coding sequence ATGTCGACCCTGCCTACCCTCGATCTCGAATTACTGCGTACCTTCATCGCGGTGGTCGATCACCACAGTTTTGCCGAAGCCGGCGCGCAGCTGGACCGCACGCAATCGTCAGTCACCCAGCACATGCAGCGGCTGGAACAACAGGTGGGCGTGAGCCTGTTCGAAAAGCGCGGCCGGCAAAAACAACTCACGGAAGCGGGTCAGCAGTTGCTACGTCATGCCCGGCAAATGCTTTCGCTCAATGACGACGCGCTGAACTCCTTGCGCGAAAGCAGCTTGAGCGGCGTGCTGCGTATCGGCTCGCCCCATGACATCGCCGACACCATCCTGCCGCCGATGCTCAGCCACATCGCCCGCTCGGCACCGCGCTTGCGCCTGGAGATCGATGTCGGGCGCAGTCCCTTCCTGATGGAAGACCTGCACCGGGGCAAGGTCGACATGGTGATTTCCACTCGCGCGGATCCGACTCTCGAAGGCTTCGCCCTGCGCACCTCGCCGGTGTGGTGGATTTGCTCGGCGCAGTACATTCACAACCCCAGTGAACCGTTGCCGCTGATCCTGGTGGATGAACCGAGCATCTATCGGCGCTATGCATTGGAAGCGCTGGAACGCGCGAACATTCCCTGGCGCCAGGCGTACCTGGCGTCGAACCTGATTGGCATCAAGGCTGCGACCCGTGCAGGGTTGGGCGTGACCCCGAGAAGCATGGAAATGCTCGGGCCGGACATGCGGGTATTGGGGGAAAACGATGGGTTGCCGCGGTTGCCGGACGTGACATATCACTTGTGGATTCGGCCGAATACGGTGAACCCGTTGGTGCGCCGGGCTTACGAGTTGATCAAAAGCAATCAAGGGCACTAA
- a CDS encoding transporter substrate-binding domain-containing protein: MHEASFFAKTLTTLCLAGCAALAASLAQADATLDKIEQRHAISVGVILSGPPFGTIDPKTGEHLGYNVELAKGIGKALGVETKTVSVLAPNRVQFLQQGKVDILIANMQFTEERAEILDYVPTPYEEVGGAALIRKGSGITQWADLKGKPVCVSQGSNFIKPLQETYGAEIKAFRSQSESLLSLRGNGCVAAVHVSPTMQALLSDAEWAGYEIPLPGDLIPSNSVIWIRKGEHDTQAKLDAIVRDWHRSGWLIALGERTGMAPSQALRDLHEQYRNAEPLAVQP; encoded by the coding sequence GTGCATGAAGCCTCTTTTTTCGCTAAAACCCTGACCACCCTATGCCTCGCCGGGTGTGCCGCACTGGCCGCCAGCCTGGCCCAGGCCGACGCCACACTGGACAAAATCGAGCAGCGCCACGCCATCAGCGTCGGGGTGATTCTCAGCGGTCCGCCGTTCGGCACCATAGACCCGAAGACCGGCGAACACCTGGGCTATAACGTTGAACTGGCCAAGGGCATAGGCAAGGCGCTGGGCGTCGAAACCAAGACCGTTTCGGTGCTCGCGCCGAACCGTGTGCAGTTCCTGCAACAGGGCAAGGTCGACATCCTGATCGCCAACATGCAGTTCACCGAAGAGCGTGCCGAGATTCTCGACTACGTGCCCACGCCTTATGAAGAAGTCGGCGGCGCTGCGTTGATTCGCAAGGGCTCGGGCATCACCCAGTGGGCTGATCTGAAGGGTAAGCCCGTGTGCGTGTCCCAAGGCAGCAACTTCATCAAGCCGTTGCAGGAAACCTACGGCGCCGAGATCAAGGCGTTCCGCAGTCAGTCGGAATCGCTGTTGTCGCTGCGGGGCAATGGCTGCGTGGCGGCGGTGCACGTCAGCCCGACCATGCAGGCGTTGTTGAGTGATGCCGAATGGGCCGGTTACGAGATCCCGTTGCCGGGGGATTTGATCCCGTCGAACTCGGTGATCTGGATTCGCAAAGGCGAGCACGATACCCAGGCCAAACTGGATGCCATCGTCCGTGACTGGCACCGCAGCGGCTGGCTGATCGCGTTGGGCGAACGCACCGGCATGGCGCCGTCCCAGGCTCTGCGCGACCTGCATGAACAGTACCGCAACGCCGAACCGCTGGCGGTTCAGCCATGA
- a CDS encoding TOBE domain-containing protein: MTIKAINVRNQFKGVIKEILEGEVVSEIDVQTASGIVTSVITTRSVRDLELKIGSEVIAFVKSTEVSIAKL; the protein is encoded by the coding sequence ATGACTATCAAAGCGATCAACGTTCGTAACCAGTTCAAAGGCGTCATCAAGGAAATCCTGGAAGGCGAAGTGGTCTCGGAAATCGATGTGCAAACCGCCTCCGGAATCGTCACCTCGGTAATCACCACCCGCTCAGTGCGCGATCTGGAATTGAAGATTGGCAGCGAAGTGATTGCCTTCGTTAAATCCACGGAAGTGTCGATTGCCAAGCTCTGA